In one window of Methanosarcina vacuolata Z-761 DNA:
- a CDS encoding KEOPS complex subunit Pcc1 — protein sequence MKLFAEFTFETEAAETIYRSLLPELDDNFSQRSAIGLSLEDANKLVLSVKAEDVVSLRSALNTWFRLIQIAQEVLETTYEVSC from the coding sequence TTGAAACTTTTCGCAGAATTTACTTTTGAAACTGAAGCTGCAGAAACGATTTACAGGTCTCTCCTGCCCGAACTCGATGACAATTTTTCACAAAGGTCTGCAATAGGCCTGTCTCTTGAAGATGCAAATAAGCTGGTGCTCAGCGTAAAAGCTGAAGATGTGGTTTCCCTGCGTTCAGCCCTGAATACATGGTTCAGGCTTATCCAGATTGCTCAGGAAGTCCTTGAAACCACGTATGAAGTCAGTTGTTAG
- a CDS encoding glycosyltransferase, which yields MDAQYEITVIIPTFNEEANIADIIEAVNSTLSANNIRGGILVVDDESRDKTIEIVQNLTLKYNNLKIIVRHEDHGLSQSVIEGFKQANSDIFIVIDADFSHPPMLIPLFYGEIKKGADVVIGSRYIHGGKIQQWPLKRRVLSLGATGLGRILFPEITDPVSGFFALRKEVISGVQLHPRGYKILMEVLGKGQWKSIVEIPFTFTDRHNGESKLTFCIISDYAKQILSLAEYSLTSRNNQIWNEWKKMAKFGFVGFSGVLVNVGFLYLFTEYLGLYYITASVVAIEIAILNNFFLNDYWTFDLKDEVNSFTQNRLKRFFSFQCVSIIGLIINIGILYTLTDFFGIYYLVSNLIGILIVFFWNYLVNRHTTWKLKTYSNYSASKSMFVDTDSKQGMFVDIDSKQGMFVDIDSKQGMFVDTDSKQGMFADIDFNENDKFNK from the coding sequence ATGGACGCTCAGTATGAAATAACAGTAATTATACCTACTTTTAACGAAGAGGCCAATATTGCTGACATCATCGAGGCTGTGAATTCAACTCTTTCAGCAAATAATATTCGTGGTGGGATTCTGGTTGTTGATGACGAATCTCGGGATAAGACTATCGAAATTGTTCAGAATCTCACATTGAAATACAATAATCTGAAGATTATTGTCAGGCATGAAGACCATGGACTCTCGCAATCCGTAATAGAAGGTTTCAAACAGGCGAATTCGGATATTTTTATAGTAATAGACGCCGATTTTTCCCATCCCCCGATGTTAATTCCCCTTTTTTACGGAGAAATAAAAAAAGGAGCCGATGTTGTCATAGGAAGTCGATATATCCATGGGGGAAAAATTCAGCAGTGGCCCCTTAAGCGTCGGGTTCTCTCTCTTGGGGCAACAGGCCTGGGAAGGATACTATTTCCTGAAATTACAGACCCTGTAAGCGGATTTTTTGCTCTTAGAAAAGAAGTGATTTCTGGAGTTCAACTTCATCCCCGAGGGTATAAGATCCTTATGGAAGTTCTTGGCAAAGGGCAATGGAAATCAATCGTCGAGATCCCGTTTACATTTACGGACAGACATAATGGAGAGAGTAAGCTTACTTTCTGCATAATAAGCGATTATGCAAAACAGATTTTAAGTCTCGCTGAATATTCTCTGACTTCCCGCAATAACCAGATCTGGAACGAATGGAAGAAAATGGCAAAATTCGGTTTTGTTGGATTTTCTGGAGTTTTGGTCAACGTAGGTTTTCTGTATTTATTTACCGAATATCTGGGTCTTTATTATATCACAGCCAGTGTAGTAGCAATCGAAATAGCTATTTTAAATAATTTTTTTCTGAATGATTACTGGACATTTGATCTAAAGGATGAAGTAAATTCGTTTACACAGAATCGTCTTAAGCGGTTTTTTTCTTTCCAGTGTGTTTCAATTATAGGGCTTATAATTAATATAGGAATATTATACACTTTAACAGACTTTTTTGGAATTTATTATCTTGTTTCGAACCTCATAGGAATATTAATTGTTTTTTTCTGGAATTACCTGGTGAACAGGCATACTACATGGAAACTAAAAACTTATAGTAATTATTCAGCAAGTAAAAGCATGTTTGTTGATACTGATTCTAAGCAAGGCATGTTTGTTGATATTGATTCTAAGCAAGGCATGTTTGTTGATATTGATTCTAAGCAAGGCATGTTTGTTGATACTGATTCTAAGCAAGGCATGTTTGCTGATATTGATTTTAATGAAAACGACAAATTCAATAAATAA
- a CDS encoding DUF3320 domain-containing protein, with protein sequence MVDVVKELEALRQNLLDLSLRNNLLNYRPSQKRTISITGRSPEEIYELFVLQEKSMRFRATAQLRKGRKSENGEKYEASEKEKRLLKTIGNILVSEDKTHTSRSETFLETPDDSETLDKKLFYVFNQANSIFEEQGYPVLYLALGFLQWSESRSAIKNPKAPLLLIPVELKRISKGRIFSIQWTGDEIFTSITLQAKMKEFGITIPEFEMPEEASGIEKYFRAVSREIHENRDWKLLPEICLDLFNFKKFVMYKDLDPATWPEDMSPADHPLIQEVFNPEDPECEVSGFLEEEVDLKLPAKDTYQIMDADSSQIAVIEDVKAGRNLVVEGPPGTGKSQTIANTIAELIAQGKSVLFLSEKIAALQVVKSRLDSAGLGELCLEIHSNQTRKKAVLEELEKTLNREAPSPIRPDRDINELEKLKHELNQYALSLGEPAGKIYPSLYTLYGIREKTRAYFESKGLKMPLYKFQEPETWDPEAWADAEAVIEKLSQVLPFLGPVWKNPWYGCDPGLVLPSDLGEIGAFTDECAEAFETLETAIKTLNDLSATLKPDTLEGIATVINAAKFLGNSKTIPEKMLQNLGYESENSITEAETLVSKFRKYLELKTFADKTFRPEIFSLDTSEFEELSGSLLKFLSPKYRRLKKEISACYLSRVPFRNSKILLDLTGISEYKALRLELENSGAEGEKYFGDYWKGFESDPEQLEEYSQWIILFQQYLKEGTFTDRSLRLIGLGIDSEAIESASSHVLAATQEFLESFKRVGIRIGADFGKMCPEGLEAAKLSSLKTLVTCWKNETSSLVLWSQYLCYRQVCLETKAAPIMEDLESGKLAVCDAIPAFEGNYAEILLNRTFRKRPILSTFIRELHEGKLGKFRKLDKKVLMENRKRIVCSAYEETPKLVSGASRSSEAGILLNEFNRKRGHMPIRTLMKKAGGLIQKIKPCFLMSPLSIAQYLDPRSTRFDVIIFDEASQVKPEDAVGALLRGKQVVVMGDSKQLPPTDFFDTVLDFPESEPDDCITAVDMESILNVCKRSFPVKTLRWHYRSRHESLIAISNQEFYDNRLYVYPSPMQKDEKLGLKFVHLPDSIYERGKSGANRIEARAVARSVFEHFSRYPDKSLGVGTFNIKQQEAIQEEIEALLKTNPGLDLNSGNGKGEHFFVKNLETIQGDERDVILLSVGFGFDSNRKLSLNFGPLNREGGERRLNVLITRAREKCVVFANFTSRDLKLDENSPFGLRALKVFLEFAESGKLPLPAYRREKLDLPFEEAVYNFLAENGCEIHRQIGCAGYRLDLAVPDPAHPGRYVLGIEYDGKSYYSLHVARDRDRLRQQVLEGLGWRIYRVWSTDWYLHPKESREKLLEAVNGAIKQAKIQAISEIGPEVSRVNEPTARPGPVNRSPAGRYSSSPANPGLSRVPVSPAVSVESEDGNEDELESRSYNRACLSETFEAKLLLEPSFGAEAEKPYSDSFFKLEEGLTAPSDTDFLPEIDVRARSMALVADENSRKKPVGRSKKSKLLKFSVDPHSKGNKADLIPEPEPEKVSFYQAYPEIDFSASPEKKKRKRINEFAYIYGSEGYFEPEPDLEEENYEAGDDSYEWTWDSETQVKHEEEPVIEHDIKRRTETRLSEPALKHTYKAETRNPKEPFSSAPAEKTGTFFEKPDTGSSLKFRAGNTGSRTVELREIPGKKPELGNSKKEPENLSGKSSSLEDVVPLYQVCLSSGLPQTGDLSEVSDKQLEEAILRIVACEGPIHAQLLQQRIKSHTGISRMLGKIKQRINNVADLAESSGEIKAKGEFYWPVSKPACLLRRREGDESAKIEWICDEEIKEAIRFVLYNQYSTPLEDLIVQTSRVLGIKTTRKNAKERIEKLVKAGIENEELTLTPNEMIYFVK encoded by the coding sequence ATGGTAGACGTAGTTAAGGAATTGGAAGCCCTGAGGCAGAATTTGCTTGATCTGTCCCTTCGAAATAATCTTCTCAATTACCGCCCTTCTCAGAAAAGGACCATCTCGATTACAGGTAGGAGCCCGGAGGAAATTTACGAACTCTTTGTCCTCCAGGAAAAATCGATGAGGTTCAGAGCAACAGCTCAGTTAAGAAAAGGCAGGAAAAGTGAAAATGGGGAGAAATACGAGGCTTCTGAAAAGGAAAAACGGCTTTTGAAAACAATAGGAAATATTCTGGTATCCGAAGATAAAACCCATACTTCTCGCTCCGAAACTTTTCTGGAAACCCCTGATGACAGCGAAACCCTAGATAAAAAGCTTTTTTATGTCTTTAACCAGGCAAACTCCATATTTGAAGAACAGGGATATCCTGTTCTCTACCTTGCACTGGGCTTTCTGCAGTGGAGTGAAAGCCGGTCGGCCATAAAAAATCCGAAAGCTCCTCTACTTCTTATTCCCGTTGAACTCAAACGCATAAGCAAAGGCCGAATTTTCAGCATCCAGTGGACAGGAGACGAAATCTTCACTTCAATTACCCTACAGGCAAAAATGAAAGAATTCGGAATCACGATTCCTGAATTTGAAATGCCTGAGGAAGCTTCGGGGATTGAGAAATATTTCAGGGCTGTATCCAGAGAAATTCATGAAAATAGAGACTGGAAACTTCTGCCTGAAATCTGCCTTGACCTTTTTAACTTCAAGAAATTTGTCATGTATAAGGACCTTGACCCTGCAACCTGGCCTGAAGACATGTCTCCTGCTGACCACCCATTGATCCAGGAGGTCTTTAACCCTGAAGACCCAGAATGTGAGGTTTCCGGTTTTCTGGAAGAAGAGGTTGACCTTAAACTTCCGGCAAAGGACACTTATCAGATAATGGACGCAGATTCTTCCCAGATTGCAGTCATTGAAGATGTGAAAGCCGGAAGAAACCTTGTTGTTGAGGGACCTCCCGGGACCGGCAAGTCTCAGACGATTGCAAATACGATTGCAGAACTTATAGCCCAGGGAAAAAGCGTACTTTTCTTGAGTGAAAAAATAGCTGCCCTTCAGGTTGTAAAAAGCAGGCTGGACTCTGCCGGCCTTGGAGAACTCTGCCTGGAGATCCACAGCAACCAGACCCGCAAAAAAGCCGTGCTCGAAGAGCTGGAAAAGACCCTGAACCGCGAAGCTCCTTCCCCCATACGCCCCGACAGAGATATAAACGAGCTCGAAAAGCTAAAACATGAACTCAACCAGTATGCCCTATCACTTGGGGAACCTGCGGGAAAAATCTACCCAAGCCTCTATACCCTCTATGGCATTCGGGAAAAAACAAGGGCTTATTTTGAATCAAAAGGCCTGAAAATGCCCTTATATAAGTTTCAAGAACCCGAAACCTGGGATCCTGAAGCCTGGGCCGATGCAGAAGCTGTTATAGAAAAACTGAGTCAGGTACTTCCTTTTCTCGGGCCGGTCTGGAAAAATCCCTGGTACGGCTGCGATCCAGGGCTTGTACTGCCTTCGGATCTGGGAGAAATCGGAGCCTTTACAGACGAATGCGCTGAGGCTTTTGAGACCCTTGAAACCGCCATAAAAACCCTTAATGACCTTTCTGCAACCTTAAAACCTGACACTCTCGAGGGAATTGCAACCGTAATCAATGCCGCAAAATTCCTTGGAAACTCAAAAACCATCCCTGAAAAAATGCTTCAGAATTTGGGATATGAATCCGAAAACTCAATAACAGAGGCAGAAACTCTGGTTTCAAAATTCAGGAAATACCTTGAGCTCAAAACTTTTGCGGACAAAACTTTTCGCCCTGAGATTTTTAGCCTTGATACCTCTGAATTCGAGGAGCTTTCCGGCAGTCTCCTCAAGTTTTTAAGCCCGAAATACAGGAGGCTCAAAAAAGAAATTTCAGCTTGCTATCTCTCACGAGTGCCTTTCAGAAACAGTAAAATCCTGCTTGACCTAACCGGCATTTCCGAATACAAAGCCCTCAGGCTGGAACTTGAAAATTCGGGTGCAGAAGGAGAAAAATACTTTGGAGATTACTGGAAAGGCTTTGAAAGCGATCCTGAACAGCTTGAGGAATACAGCCAATGGATAATTCTTTTCCAGCAGTATCTGAAAGAAGGCACTTTCACAGACAGGAGTTTAAGGCTTATAGGACTTGGAATTGACAGCGAAGCAATCGAATCTGCGTCCAGCCATGTACTGGCCGCAACGCAGGAGTTTCTGGAGTCATTTAAGAGAGTTGGGATTCGTATAGGCGCAGATTTTGGGAAAATGTGCCCAGAAGGCCTGGAAGCCGCAAAGCTAAGTTCATTAAAAACCCTCGTAACCTGCTGGAAAAACGAGACTTCGTCCCTGGTGCTCTGGAGCCAGTATCTTTGTTACAGGCAGGTCTGTCTTGAAACAAAGGCAGCCCCGATAATGGAAGACCTTGAATCCGGAAAACTCGCAGTGTGTGACGCAATTCCTGCTTTTGAAGGAAACTACGCCGAAATCCTCCTGAATCGCACTTTCAGGAAAAGGCCTATACTTTCGACTTTTATCCGGGAACTCCACGAAGGTAAACTTGGCAAGTTCAGGAAACTTGACAAAAAGGTCCTTATGGAAAACCGAAAAAGAATTGTATGCTCGGCTTATGAGGAAACCCCAAAATTAGTTTCAGGAGCCTCAAGATCTTCAGAGGCGGGCATTCTGCTCAATGAGTTCAACAGGAAAAGAGGGCATATGCCTATCCGCACTCTTATGAAAAAGGCAGGCGGCCTGATCCAAAAAATCAAGCCCTGTTTCCTTATGAGCCCGCTTTCCATCGCCCAGTACCTTGATCCCAGAAGCACGCGTTTTGATGTGATTATCTTTGACGAAGCCAGCCAGGTCAAACCCGAAGATGCAGTTGGAGCTCTCCTGCGCGGAAAGCAGGTCGTAGTAATGGGAGATTCAAAACAACTTCCGCCGACTGACTTTTTTGATACTGTGCTCGATTTTCCGGAAAGCGAGCCTGATGACTGCATTACAGCCGTAGATATGGAAAGTATCCTGAATGTGTGCAAACGCAGTTTTCCGGTAAAGACCCTGCGCTGGCACTACAGGAGCAGGCACGAGTCCCTCATTGCAATTTCAAATCAGGAGTTTTACGATAACCGTCTCTATGTTTATCCCTCCCCCATGCAAAAAGACGAAAAACTTGGGCTGAAGTTTGTGCATCTTCCAGACTCAATTTATGAAAGGGGTAAAAGCGGAGCCAATCGGATAGAAGCAAGAGCCGTTGCAAGATCTGTTTTCGAGCACTTCAGCAGGTACCCTGATAAAAGCCTGGGAGTCGGGACTTTCAATATAAAACAGCAGGAAGCTATCCAGGAAGAAATCGAGGCTTTACTTAAAACAAATCCCGGACTTGACCTTAACTCTGGAAATGGAAAAGGTGAGCATTTCTTTGTTAAAAATCTTGAAACTATCCAGGGCGATGAAAGGGACGTTATACTGCTGAGCGTGGGTTTTGGCTTTGACAGCAACAGAAAGCTTTCCCTTAACTTTGGCCCGCTTAATCGTGAGGGAGGGGAAAGGCGCTTGAATGTGCTTATTACGCGGGCCAGGGAAAAATGCGTTGTTTTTGCAAATTTCACATCAAGGGACCTGAAGCTGGATGAAAACTCACCTTTCGGGCTTCGGGCCCTGAAAGTCTTCCTTGAATTTGCAGAGAGCGGCAAGCTTCCCTTACCTGCATACCGCAGGGAAAAACTCGATTTGCCTTTTGAAGAGGCAGTTTACAATTTCCTGGCAGAAAACGGCTGCGAAATCCACAGGCAAATCGGTTGTGCAGGATACAGGCTTGACCTTGCAGTCCCTGACCCCGCCCATCCAGGGCGGTATGTGCTTGGGATCGAGTATGATGGAAAAAGCTATTATTCCTTGCATGTTGCACGGGACCGCGACCGTCTGCGCCAGCAGGTGCTTGAAGGGCTGGGCTGGAGGATCTACCGGGTCTGGTCAACGGACTGGTACTTACATCCGAAAGAGAGCAGGGAAAAACTGCTTGAAGCTGTGAATGGGGCTATAAAACAGGCAAAAATACAGGCAATATCCGAAATCGGACCTGAGGTTTCGAGGGTTAATGAGCCGACTGCCCGGCCTGGGCCTGTGAATCGAAGTCCTGCAGGAAGGTATTCCAGTTCTCCTGCAAATCCGGGTTTATCCCGGGTTCCGGTCTCGCCTGCAGTGAGTGTGGAGAGTGAAGATGGGAATGAGGACGAACTTGAAAGTCGATCTTATAATAGAGCCTGCCTTTCGGAAACTTTTGAGGCAAAACTTCTTCTGGAGCCCTCCTTTGGAGCTGAAGCTGAAAAACCCTATTCAGACTCGTTTTTTAAACTGGAAGAAGGACTTACAGCCCCATCAGATACAGATTTCTTGCCCGAAATAGATGTAAGAGCCAGGTCGATGGCTCTGGTAGCCGATGAAAACTCCCGTAAGAAGCCTGTAGGAAGGTCAAAAAAATCAAAACTCCTTAAATTCAGTGTAGATCCTCACTCCAAGGGAAACAAAGCCGATTTGATACCTGAGCCAGAGCCTGAGAAAGTGAGTTTTTACCAGGCTTACCCTGAGATTGACTTCAGCGCAAGCCCTGAAAAAAAGAAACGCAAGCGAATTAATGAGTTTGCGTATATTTACGGCTCAGAAGGCTATTTCGAACCCGAACCAGACTTAGAGGAAGAGAATTATGAAGCTGGAGATGACAGTTATGAATGGACATGGGACTCAGAAACTCAAGTTAAGCACGAAGAAGAGCCTGTAATTGAGCATGATATAAAAAGAAGAACTGAAACCCGGTTAAGTGAGCCTGCTCTAAAACATACGTATAAGGCAGAAACCAGAAACCCAAAGGAACCCTTCTCTTCAGCCCCGGCTGAAAAAACAGGAACGTTTTTTGAGAAACCCGATACTGGAAGCTCCTTAAAATTCAGGGCCGGTAATACCGGATCGAGAACTGTCGAACTCCGGGAAATTCCAGGAAAAAAACCTGAACTGGGTAATTCAAAAAAAGAGCCTGAAAATCTATCCGGAAAATCCAGTTCACTCGAAGATGTCGTACCCCTTTACCAGGTCTGCCTTTCCTCAGGCCTTCCGCAAACCGGCGATCTTTCGGAGGTTTCGGATAAGCAGCTTGAGGAGGCGATTCTAAGAATTGTAGCGTGTGAAGGGCCCATTCACGCACAACTCCTGCAGCAGCGAATAAAATCGCATACAGGAATTTCCCGAATGCTCGGGAAAATCAAGCAGCGAATAAATAATGTTGCAGATCTTGCCGAAAGTTCCGGAGAAATCAAGGCCAAAGGCGAGTTCTACTGGCCAGTTTCGAAACCTGCATGTCTCCTGCGCAGGCGTGAGGGAGATGAATCCGCAAAAATCGAGTGGATCTGTGACGAGGAAATAAAAGAAGCTATCCGTTTTGTCCTGTACAACCAGTATTCAACTCCTCTTGAAGATCTTATTGTCCAGACTTCGAGAGTGCTCGGAATAAAAACCACACGCAAAAACGCAAAGGAACGAATCGAAAAGCTTGTAAAGGCAGGAATAGAGAATGAGGAATTAACTCTCACGCCAAATGAAATGATTTATTTTGTTAAATGA
- a CDS encoding DMT family transporter, whose protein sequence is MEPQHIKANIQVIAASVIYGFSGIFFMYVKNMAAGAVVFYQLLFGLLALTGYLAVTGKLSGIRLRGKRKNLILLGAFNAGAMVSYYMAVSFTNVSISVLLLYTAPFYVLLLAPLFLKEKHNKKSLVALILSLTGVVMVIGPENLVSGSGIEPAYLFGVLMGLFSGFFYACVTITSRDLRNEYSGLEQLFISTIVMLVLLLPFVKQASVIALVENLPVLLFLGITITSVGSILYFTGLLHVKAQNASILSLIEPVSAIFFAYLLLKDPISAETLFGCALILSSSFLASLEEESKTEEEPVFKEKLPAVP, encoded by the coding sequence ATGGAGCCGCAGCACATAAAAGCAAATATCCAGGTAATTGCCGCATCTGTCATCTACGGATTTTCAGGAATTTTTTTCATGTATGTAAAGAATATGGCCGCAGGAGCTGTTGTGTTTTACCAGCTTCTTTTCGGGCTTCTCGCACTTACAGGTTATCTGGCAGTTACTGGAAAACTGTCAGGAATCAGGCTCCGAGGTAAAAGAAAAAACTTGATACTGCTTGGAGCTTTCAATGCAGGTGCAATGGTTTCTTATTACATGGCTGTGAGCTTTACTAATGTATCAATATCCGTACTTCTACTTTATACGGCTCCGTTTTACGTTTTGCTGCTCGCCCCTCTTTTCCTGAAGGAGAAACATAACAAAAAGAGCCTTGTTGCCCTTATTCTTTCTCTTACGGGTGTAGTAATGGTAATAGGCCCTGAAAACCTTGTTTCTGGGTCGGGAATTGAGCCAGCATATCTTTTTGGAGTGCTTATGGGACTTTTTTCAGGCTTTTTTTACGCCTGCGTTACTATTACCTCCCGAGATCTCAGGAATGAGTATTCAGGTTTAGAACAACTTTTTATCTCAACCATCGTAATGCTTGTATTATTGCTTCCTTTTGTAAAACAGGCATCAGTAATAGCTCTTGTTGAAAACCTACCTGTTCTCCTCTTTCTAGGGATAACAATCACTTCAGTAGGTTCGATTCTTTACTTTACAGGGCTTTTACATGTCAAAGCCCAGAATGCAAGCATACTTTCCCTGATTGAACCTGTAAGTGCGATTTTTTTCGCTTACCTGCTCTTAAAAGACCCCATATCCGCTGAAACCCTATTTGGATGTGCCCTTATCCTTTCCAGTTCTTTCCTGGCAAGTCTGGAGGAGGAAAGCAAAACCGAAGAAGAACCTGTTTTCAAGGAAAAACTGCCTGCAGTCCCTTAG
- the tatC gene encoding Sec-independent protein translocase TatC, protein MSEAIENLSAILLTLRNKLLVIAGVLITGIILSFQFTGPLIERMKVDLLPEGAKLVYVSPLEVMMLELKLSIIIGILITLPLIAFYAYRAISKRYSIKVPISIGKGQFVFLSLAVIVMFVIGASYSYFLMLPLFLKFLYIDAADSGVTATYSVFKFISFIATTTAIFGLVFELPIVLTFLTRNGFVKYSTLVTYRKHIYVLVVFIAAVVTPGADVFSQMMVAVPMAFFFEISMVVVRLIGVKNRLGNSDPSATASGITRRN, encoded by the coding sequence ATGTCTGAAGCGATTGAAAATCTCAGTGCAATTCTGCTGACCCTGCGAAATAAGTTACTTGTGATTGCTGGGGTCCTTATCACAGGCATTATTCTCTCTTTCCAGTTTACAGGCCCTCTAATTGAGAGAATGAAGGTTGATCTTCTCCCAGAGGGCGCAAAGCTGGTGTATGTATCTCCCCTTGAGGTAATGATGCTGGAGCTAAAGCTCTCTATTATAATAGGAATTCTCATCACCCTGCCTCTAATTGCATTCTATGCTTATAGGGCAATCTCGAAGCGGTACTCAATTAAAGTTCCGATATCTATTGGAAAAGGCCAGTTTGTTTTCCTGAGTCTAGCGGTCATTGTCATGTTCGTCATTGGAGCTTCATATTCTTATTTCCTCATGCTGCCTCTCTTCCTTAAGTTCCTCTACATTGACGCAGCAGACTCAGGGGTGACTGCGACTTATTCGGTTTTCAAGTTTATCTCATTTATAGCAACGACTACAGCAATCTTTGGTCTGGTCTTTGAACTCCCTATAGTACTTACTTTCCTTACCCGAAATGGATTTGTAAAATACAGTACTCTTGTGACGTACCGCAAGCATATTTATGTCCTTGTCGTGTTTATTGCAGCCGTAGTTACTCCTGGGGCAGATGTCTTCAGTCAGATGATGGTTGCCGTGCCCATGGCGTTCTTTTTTGAGATCAGTATGGTAGTTGTGCGGTTAATTGGAGTAAAGAACAGGCTCGGAAACTCTGACCCTTCAGCAACTGCATCCGGGATTACAAGAAGAAACTAA
- the tatC gene encoding twin-arginine translocase subunit TatC, which yields MNSQNTGNRPTASTEKNSGMNSYPSGVPGDNEEPLMVHLLELRNRLAIVLIWLCLGILIAFPFSAKGMLIVWKEFINTDFYMTAYSPLEWTFARLKLCLVFALATSIPLLFYELYRFAGKGLYPHEKRFFLKVIPLSFLLFIFGTSIGYFIVLPVMFKYILFYSGDMATAQLSVQDTLSAVTTILSGFGIVFQLPLLVIFAVKMGLIEYETLKKQRILVYSVIMAISLFLSPDPTFIAQILVAFLLGILFEFSLLLIRLF from the coding sequence ATGAACTCACAGAACACAGGCAACAGACCAACAGCTTCTACCGAAAAAAACTCGGGGATGAACTCTTATCCTTCCGGTGTCCCGGGAGATAATGAGGAACCTCTCATGGTTCACCTGTTAGAGCTCAGAAACCGTCTAGCAATCGTTTTGATCTGGCTCTGTCTGGGAATACTTATTGCTTTCCCATTTTCAGCAAAAGGGATGCTGATTGTCTGGAAGGAATTTATAAATACTGACTTTTACATGACGGCTTACTCACCTCTTGAATGGACCTTTGCGCGCCTCAAGCTCTGCCTCGTTTTTGCTCTGGCCACTTCAATCCCTCTGCTCTTCTACGAGCTTTACAGGTTTGCAGGCAAAGGACTTTATCCACATGAGAAGCGCTTTTTCCTCAAGGTCATTCCTCTATCCTTCCTGCTTTTCATCTTTGGGACCTCTATAGGGTACTTTATCGTCCTGCCTGTCATGTTCAAATACATTCTATTTTACTCGGGAGACATGGCTACAGCGCAGCTTTCCGTTCAGGATACTCTCTCAGCAGTAACTACAATTCTGTCAGGTTTCGGAATTGTATTCCAGCTTCCCTTGCTTGTGATTTTTGCCGTGAAAATGGGGCTTATAGAATACGAGACTCTTAAAAAGCAAAGGATACTGGTCTACAGTGTGATTATGGCAATTTCACTTTTCCTTTCGCCTGATCCTACATTCATTGCCCAGATCCTTGTGGCGTTTTTATTGGGAATTCTCTTTGAGTTCAGCCTGCTACTTATCCGGCTATTTTGA
- a CDS encoding Sec-independent protein translocase subunit TatA/TatB → MIGTQELIVILIVALFLFGPQKLPELARSLGSAMGEFKKAQRASELELNQFDAYTRKAANTAASEEKEKGTEQKDTPSSSKKTNTDTKLETGTELKTDTELKTDTELKTGTELKTDTELKTGTDTKIDTDLENKPEAGKSVSEQEELRKI, encoded by the coding sequence ATGATAGGCACACAGGAATTAATAGTAATTCTTATTGTAGCTCTCTTCCTCTTTGGGCCGCAGAAGCTTCCTGAGCTTGCACGATCGTTAGGAAGTGCAATGGGAGAATTTAAAAAAGCACAGCGCGCTTCTGAGCTTGAGCTCAATCAATTTGATGCCTACACCAGAAAAGCTGCGAATACAGCTGCTTCTGAGGAAAAAGAGAAAGGGACGGAACAAAAAGATACTCCCAGCAGCAGTAAAAAAACAAACACCGATACAAAGCTGGAAACCGGTACAGAATTGAAAACCGATACAGAGCTGAAAACCGATACAGAGCTGAAAACCGGTACAGAATTGAAAACCGATACAGAGCTGAAAACCGGTACAGACACGAAAATCGATACAGATCTGGAAAACAAGCCGGAAGCCGGAAAATCTGTTTCTGAACAGGAAGAGCTCCGGAAAATCTGA
- a CDS encoding twin-arginine translocase TatA/TatE family subunit, with the protein MIGTQELIMIFAVVVLLFGATKLPELARSMGSSVGEFKKAQKESELNLKEFEKSITEPTAPKSKVQETAQKLGIDIKGKTDDQLLDEIQKAAEKPKEVSEP; encoded by the coding sequence ATGATAGGCACACAAGAACTCATAATGATTTTTGCAGTAGTTGTACTCCTTTTCGGAGCTACTAAACTTCCGGAGCTAGCCAGGTCCATGGGAAGTTCAGTGGGCGAATTTAAGAAAGCTCAGAAGGAATCCGAGCTAAACCTTAAAGAATTTGAAAAATCCATAACAGAACCCACAGCTCCAAAGAGCAAGGTACAGGAAACTGCCCAGAAACTTGGGATTGACATAAAAGGTAAGACCGATGATCAGCTTCTGGATGAGATCCAGAAAGCCGCAGAAAAACCAAAAGAGGTCTCAGAACCCTGA